One region of Solanum pennellii chromosome 6, SPENNV200 genomic DNA includes:
- the LOC107021204 gene encoding protein OCTOPUS-like produces MTRTTSQNRTRTRTRRLSACHRHPSEPVTGICAACLRERLSGLDTSADSELSIVPTFSNSFENPYADNGPGPEPGFECSRSKAATSSFSPDLRRCRSVSTVMCEGSCSWSEPRRRSCDDRSSRNTLVNLFGVDDEVGGSNAGFTVESKNLGLTNLSDNVCQSIVEHEESEEVRVRADALVRIEDIDEDTQDGELKTMKEFIDLEFHTKNHKSRDFRDIAVNFREATSVFSKKLQKWRQKQREKKLNSRNAEGNDRFLAGNDKLIGYKSKDSRSEIGECAMGRRSCDTEPRFSVDAGRLSLDGPGISIDEPRASWDGYMVARTIPRLTPMLSVVENVLLGNGNGFDRHRASLDGQMQAIVEDESSSGGSGQSNSDSSSSQRGSSFDRSSSVQSFGKRTLDLEVNEGKYMSNSSPAHVKLVITEKELKDWRLNSIKDDHLNKFESFSKNGIVADSCGAKKGSKKPARWREVFNIFGNKQKLNNNKGETRKGEGETVSSVTDTNAKQGDRGYDNVKEAAQWRLTRSSSIVGARKSCSSSYIPARNSCSSAFDQPRNSCDMTELNYSKKKVAERAASANFGRDAFLLERNKSVKCSSNDIDNGTLPFYLMPLRTSRSRRFTENKLTKPLHATGNGLH; encoded by the coding sequence ATGACTCGTACCACTTCACAAAACCGCACCCGTACCCGAACCCGCCGTCTTTCAGCTTGTCACCGCCACCCATCGGAGCCGGTCACCGGCATCTGTGCCGCATGCCTGCGTGAACGTCTCTCCGGTCTTGACACTTCAGCTGATTCTGAACTCTCTATTGTTCCGACATTCTCTAATTCTTTCGAAAACCCATATGCTGATAATGGACCCGGACCCGAACCCGGATTTGAATGTAGCCGGAGTAAAGCTGCTACGTCGTCGTTTTCTCCGGATCTCCGGCGTTGTAGGTCTGTTTCTACTGTCATGTGTGAAGGTTCGTGTAGCTGGTCGGAGCCACGTCGGAGATCTTGTGATGATAGGTCGTCCAGGAATACTCTTGTAAATCTCTTTGGAGTTGATGATGAGGTAGGTGGATCCAATGCCGGTTTCACTGTTGAATCGAAGAACCTGGGGTTGACGAATTTGTCTGATAATGTTTGTCAGTCGATAGTAGAGCATGAAGAGAGTGAAGAAGTTAGGGTTCGTGCTGATGCATTGGTGAGAATAGAGGATATAGATGAAGATACTCAAGATGGAGAGCTTAAGACAATGAAAGAGTTCATCGATCTCGAATTTCACACCAAAAATCACAAATCCAGGGACTTCAGAGACATTGCGGTGAATTTCAGGGAAGCAACTTCAGTCTTCAGCAAGAAATTGCAAAAATGGAGGCAAAAGCAGAGGGAAAAGAAGCTTAATAGCAGAAATGCTGAAGGCAATGATAGGTTTTTAGCTGGAAATGACAAGTTGATAGGTTATAAATCGAAGGATAGTCGGTCTGAGATTGGGGAATGTGCAATGGGGAGGAGATCTTGTGATACAGAACCTCGATTTTCAGTTGATGCAGGGCGATTGTCGTTGGATGGTCCCGGGATTTCAATTGATGAGCCTAGAGCTTCTTGGGATGGATATATGGTAGCTAGGACTATTCCACGGCTAACACCAATGTTATCAGTTGTCGAAAATGTGCTTTTAGGGAATGGGAATGGGTTTGATAGGCATCGAGCATCGCTTGATGGGCAAATGCAGGCTATAGTAGAAGATGAGAGTAGTTCTGGTGGATCAGGGCAGTCCAATTCGGATTCTTCATCATCACAAAGGGGAAGTAGTTTTGATAGGTCGAGTTCTGTTCAGAGTTTTGGCAAGAGGACATTGGATTTGGAGGTTAACGAAGGCAAGTATATGTCAAATTCATCTCCTGCTCATGTCAAGTTGGTTATTACAGAGAAGGAATTGAAAGATTGGCGCTTGAATTCTATCAAAGATGATCATTTGAACAAGTTTGAATCGTTTTCCAAGAATGGAATTGTTGCTGATAGTTGTGGCGCGAAGAAGGGGTCCAAGAAGCCTGCTCGTTGGCGAGAGGTGTTCAATATCTTTGGTAACAAGCAAAAGCTCAATAATAACAAGGGAGAAACCCgaaaaggagaaggagaaacTGTCAGTTCAGTTACTGATACTAATGCGAAGCAAGGGGACAGGGGTTATGATAATGTAAAAGAGGCTGCTCAATGGAGGCTCACACGAAGCAGCAGCATTGTTGGGGCTAGAAAATCCTGCAGCAGCTCCTACATTCCTGCTAGGAATTCCTGCAGCAGTGCTTTCGATCAGCCTAGGAATTCGTGTGACATGACTGAACTAAATTACAGTAAGAAGAAAGTTGCTGAACGTGCTGCCTCTGCTAACTTTGGCAGGGATGCTTTTCTGCTGGAGAGGAACAAGAGTGTCAAATGCTCTTCAAATGACATCGATAATGGTACGTTGCCATTTTATTTGATGCCATTGAGGACTTCTAGGAGCCGTAGATTCACTGAGAACAAGTTAACAAAGCCCCTTCACGCTACTGGCAATGGTTTGCACTGA
- the LOC107022950 gene encoding AT-rich interactive domain-containing protein 2-like: MTKAKELADSALTSEKKKEWCEFIYEDRGKLVIPVGPRFQVYVPDWANSPNKGSPVVAADVALRASTPSKKEMVRKYKKEESDTSKWLGTLVWPRADNLENKEINEALVGKGRNEHCSCRSSGSYECVKNHISEQSMKLKSELETAFNDWKFDEMGEEVSKLWNTKDQTKFSSLVKTGLSKGKSFMKPALASFPSKNRQSIVNYYFNVHIPRRIRSNSITINTDDEEEEDEEEEVIAPKHSHKRNRAKKGACSCSKSLKRRYLSGRR, from the coding sequence ATGACAAAAGCAAAAGAACTAGCGGATTCAGCCCTGACCAGTGAGAAGAAAAAGGAATGGTGTGAGTTCATCTATGAAGATCGTGGGAAATTGGTAATCCCAGTAGGACCCAGGTTTCAGGTTTATGTTCCAGATTGGGCCAACTCTCCGAATAAGGGAAGTCCAGTTGTAGCAGCAGATGTAGCATTAAGAGCTTCTACTCCATCAAAGAAGGAAATGGTACGCAAGTATAAAAAGGAGGAATCTGATACTTCAAAATGGCTTGGTACACTGGTATGGCCAAGAGCCGATAACCTAGAAAACAAGGAAATTAACGAGGCATTGGTTGGGAAAGGGAGAAATGAACATTGTTCTTGTAGGTCCTCTGGATCTTACGAATGTGTTAAAAACCACATTAGTGAACAAAGCATGAAGTTGAAGTCTGAACTGGAGACAGCCTTTAATGACTGGAAATTTGATGAAATGGGAGAAGAAGTTTCCAAGTTGTGGAACACTAAGGACCAAACAAAGTTCAGCTCCCTCGTTAAGACGGGTTTGTCTAAAGGCAAAAGTTTCATGAAACCAGCATTAGCATCTTTTCCTTCCAAGAATAGGCAAAGTATTGTCAACTATTACTTCAATGTTCACATTCCTCGCCGTATCAGATCAAATAGTATAACAATTAACACCGATGATGAAGAGGAGGAAGACGAAGAAGAGGAGGTCATTGCTCCCAAACATTCTCATAAAAGGAATCGAGCAAAAAAAGGTGCCTGTTCTTGTTCTAAATCTCTGAAGAGAAGGTACCTAAGTGGTCGACGATGA